A single genomic interval of Helianthus annuus cultivar XRQ/B chromosome 13, HanXRQr2.0-SUNRISE, whole genome shotgun sequence harbors:
- the LOC110901484 gene encoding uncharacterized protein LOC110901484: MAQMGFPPIWCGWIKGILVSARAAVLVNGSSTFDFKCEKDLRQGDPISPFLFLIVMDALSCGYSHLFYADDALILGEWSRENLQSTARILRVFYLCSGLRINLHKSNLFGVGTEDIEVDNMMEILGCKRGGFPFVYLGIQVGANMSHVSNWNLVVEVIKARLVSWKAKTLSIGGRLILIKSVLESLPIYYLSLYKAPKTVIDSIESIMRRFLWAGSSEERKIPWVAWDVISSPKKEGGLGVSKLQDVNEALLLKWMWRFRKEGNCL; the protein is encoded by the exons ATGGCTCAAATGGGTTTTCCTCCGATTTGGTGTGGTTGGATAAAGGGGATACTCGTGTCCGCTAGAGCCGCGGTTCTTGTTAATGGCTCATCTACCTTCGACTTTAAATGTGAGAAGGATCTTCGTCAAGGTGACCCTATCTCGCCATTTCTATTTCTAATTGTCATGGATGCTCTTTCATG TGGATATTCTCACCTATTTTATGCGGATGACGCTTTAATTTTGGGAGAGTGGTCTCGCGAGAATCTTCAGAGTACGGCTCGAATTCTTCGTGTTTTTTATTTATGTTCGGGTCTTCGCATTAATCTCCATAAGTCGAATTTGTTTGGGGTTGGTACCGAAGACATTGAGGTTGATAATATGATGGAAATTTTGGGATGTAAAAGAGGTGGTTTTCCTTTTGTTTATTTAGGAATTCAAGTGGGAGCTAACATGTCTCATGTTAGTAATTGGAACTTGGTCGTTGAAGTTATAAAGGCTCGTCTTGTGTCATGGAAAGCGAAAACTTTATCAATTGGAGGCCGGTTAATCCTAATTAAATCGGTTCTTGAAAGTTTACCAATTTACTATCTATCTCTTTATAAAGCTCCTAAGACGGTGATTGATAGTATTGAGTCTATTATGAGACGTTTTTTGTGGGCGGGCTCTAGTGAAGAAAGAAAGATTCCGTGGGTTGCTTGGGATGTTATATCTTCTCCGAAGAAGGAAGGCGGTTTAGGGGTCTCAAAGTTGCAAGATGTGAATGAAGCGCTTCTTTTAAAATGGATGTGGCGATTCAGAAAAGAAGGTAATTGTTTATAG